The segment CACCGCCGCCCCGCACCCGGCGCTGCCGGTCGGCCGACTGCTGTACACCGGGATCGCGCCCCGCCGGATGCCGCCGGGGAGGCCCAGTCGGCAGCACCTGCGCAAGCGGATCCGCTACCACTACCGGGGCAACGCGGCCGGTTCGACGCTCCGCTACAGCCTCGGCTGCCTGCTCGGCCTGGAGCTGCGCCGGGTGAGCGAGCGGGGCCGGCTGACCTTCGGCCGGGCCGGCGAGGCGGAGTTGAGCGGGTGGATGGCGGAGCACGCCCGGGTGTGCTGGACGGTCCGGCCGGAGCCCTGGGACCTGGAGTCGCAGCTGATCGCCGCCCTCGACCTGCCGCTCAACCTGGCGGGCAACGAGGGCGGCGGCTTCCACGGCGACCTGGCGGGCCTGCGGCGGGCGGCCCGGCTCCGGGCGCACGAGCTGCCGGTCGCCGAGTGAGCCGTCGGCTCGTCAACCAGCTTGCGGCAAAGCTTCGTTAAGGTTCCTGAATGGTTCAGACCATTGACGGGGGGAAGGCGCGGCTTCTAGCGTGGAAGCACTGTCGGCGCGGGCATGACAATCTTGGTCGCCCCCCACGCGGCCCCTTTCGCGTGTCCGCGGTCGTGTACTCCATCCACCCCCACGGAGGAGCACCATGCGCAAGCGCAACATCCTGGCGGTCGGCTTCGTGGCCGCCGCAGCGGTCCTGGCCACCGCGATCCCGGCCAGTTCGCACGGGTACATCACCACGCCGCCCAGCCGGGCGGGGCTGTGCGGTGCCGGTGTGGTGAAGAAGTGCGGGCAGATCCAGTGGGAGCCGCAGAGCGTCGAGGGCCCCAAGGGCTTCCCGGCCTCCGGGCCCGCCGACGGCACGCTGTGCGCCGGGGCGGACTCGCGCTGGGCGCCGCTGGACGACCCGCGCGGCGGAGCCTGGCCGACCACCAAGGTGACCGCCGGGCAGCAGCTCACGCTGACCTGGAGCATCGAGGCGCGGCACGCCACCACGTCGTTCCGGTACTTCCTCACCAAGCCGGGCTACGACGCCACCACCAAGATCACCAGGTCGAACCTGAACCTGACCCCGTTCCTGACCGTGCCGATGGGCGGCAAGCAGCCCCCGGCCACGCTCAGCCACACCGCGACACTGCCCTCCGGGCTGACCGGCCACCAGGTGATCCTGGCGGTCTGGGACATCGCGGACACCGGC is part of the Kitasatospora cineracea genome and harbors:
- a CDS encoding GIY-YIG nuclease family protein, which produces MHAPLTRPDRLWTAAEVLASPCPVPAEPGVYGWHFTAAPHPALPVGRLLYTGIAPRRMPPGRPSRQHLRKRIRYHYRGNAAGSTLRYSLGCLLGLELRRVSERGRLTFGRAGEAELSGWMAEHARVCWTVRPEPWDLESQLIAALDLPLNLAGNEGGGFHGDLAGLRRAARLRAHELPVAE
- a CDS encoding lytic polysaccharide monooxygenase auxiliary activity family 9 protein, whose protein sequence is MRKRNILAVGFVAAAAVLATAIPASSHGYITTPPSRAGLCGAGVVKKCGQIQWEPQSVEGPKGFPASGPADGTLCAGADSRWAPLDDPRGGAWPTTKVTAGQQLTLTWSIEARHATTSFRYFLTKPGYDATTKITRSNLNLTPFLTVPMGGKQPPATLSHTATLPSGLTGHQVILAVWDIADTGNAFYQCMDVNFS